One window of the Pseudofrankia sp. DC12 genome contains the following:
- a CDS encoding MFS transporter: MSVTADLSTSAPSHIPTTTAAPDRPAAAGRGERARPQPASVADASPESGGAAYRWLVSQPGTRPMMAAGLLARLPVAMIGVGGMLLVAASTGSYRLAGLTTAAVALAGAASGPAIGRRIDRLGPRAVLPVLAAAHVAAGIAFLAAAVVAAPVPVLLGTAVATGATLPQVGPVARQRWAARLPAGARLDAAYALESAIDEITFVTGPAAASALAGLTPSAGTAAALVLAAVGTAAFTALSGSAPAAGKSAVPDLSASPDRLALPASAGASAAGEPMAGPLPAGEPVVREPAPGERSMARIHGLVPLLASAAALGMFFGASDVALVAYGRAHGWGAASGLLPSTLTASNLCAGICYGMVRWRSSLPRRFAVAAGLFALTASVAPLAASVGGIDAVVVAVVIAGLPLTPLIISSTTIVGELVPAHRRTEGFGWTVIANGVGVAAGAPLAGALVDHAGATSALVVFPVCGCATGATALLAACRLSGRRHGAAGAGLPPPRRGG; the protein is encoded by the coding sequence ATGAGCGTCACAGCTGACCTCAGCACGTCCGCACCGAGTCACATCCCTACGACCACCGCCGCCCCGGACAGGCCCGCAGCCGCCGGGCGCGGGGAGCGGGCGCGTCCCCAGCCCGCGTCCGTCGCCGACGCGTCGCCCGAGTCTGGTGGCGCCGCCTATCGCTGGCTGGTCAGTCAGCCGGGCACCCGGCCGATGATGGCGGCGGGGCTGCTGGCCCGGCTGCCGGTCGCCATGATCGGTGTGGGCGGCATGCTGCTGGTGGCGGCGAGCACCGGCTCGTACCGCCTCGCCGGCCTGACGACCGCCGCGGTCGCGCTCGCCGGCGCCGCGTCCGGCCCGGCGATCGGCCGGCGCATCGACCGGCTCGGCCCCCGCGCGGTGCTTCCCGTGCTCGCCGCCGCCCACGTCGCCGCCGGCATCGCGTTCCTCGCGGCCGCCGTCGTGGCCGCGCCGGTGCCCGTACTGCTCGGGACCGCGGTCGCGACCGGCGCGACCCTTCCGCAGGTCGGCCCGGTGGCCCGGCAGCGATGGGCCGCCAGGCTTCCGGCCGGCGCTCGGCTGGACGCCGCCTACGCGCTGGAGTCGGCCATCGACGAGATCACCTTCGTCACCGGGCCGGCCGCCGCCAGCGCGCTCGCCGGCCTCACCCCGTCGGCCGGTACCGCTGCCGCGCTGGTGCTCGCCGCGGTCGGCACCGCCGCCTTCACAGCGCTGTCCGGCTCGGCTCCCGCGGCTGGGAAGTCAGCCGTCCCGGACCTTTCCGCGTCGCCGGACCGGCTCGCCTTGCCGGCCAGCGCCGGCGCGTCGGCAGCCGGCGAGCCCATGGCCGGCCCGTTGCCGGCCGGTGAGCCGGTGGTCCGCGAGCCGGCCCCGGGTGAGCGGTCGATGGCGCGGATCCACGGGCTGGTCCCGCTGCTGGCCTCGGCGGCCGCGCTGGGAATGTTCTTCGGCGCCTCGGACGTCGCCCTGGTCGCCTACGGCCGCGCGCATGGCTGGGGAGCCGCGTCGGGGCTGCTGCCGAGCACGCTGACGGCTTCCAACCTGTGCGCCGGGATCTGCTACGGGATGGTGCGCTGGCGGTCGAGCCTGCCGCGTCGGTTCGCCGTGGCCGCCGGCCTTTTCGCCCTCACCGCCTCGGTGGCGCCGCTGGCGGCCTCGGTCGGCGGTATCGACGCGGTGGTCGTCGCGGTCGTGATCGCCGGCCTGCCGCTGACTCCTCTGATCATCAGCTCGACCACGATCGTCGGCGAGCTGGTGCCCGCGCACCGGCGGACCGAGGGCTTCGGCTGGACGGTGATCGCGAACGGAGTCGGCGTCGCCGCCGGGGCCCCGCTGGCCGGCGCGCTCGTCGACCACGCCGGCGCGACGTCCGCCCTAGTGGTCTTCCCGGTGTGCGGGTGCGCGACGGGGGCCACCGCCCTGCTCGCCGCCTGCCGGCTGTCGGGCCGCCGCCACGGCGCGGCGGGGGCTGGTCTTCCCCCGCCGCGCCGTGGCGGCTGA
- a CDS encoding glutamate decarboxylase: MALHRQTVGDQANARLAVRPQFRWPAGQPRPGEETSGELPRYRIPAAPMDPETAYQLVHDELMLDGNARLNLATFVTTWMDPHADRLMAECAAKNMIDKDEYPQTAELEARCVSMLADLWHAADAADAVGCSTTGSSEAGMLAGLAMTRRWRAARRAAGLPADRPNLVMGANVQVCWEKFARYWDVEARLVPLAPGRTHLTADEAVRHCDENTVGVVAILGSTFDGTYEPVAEIAAALDRLAAGGGPDVPVHVDAASGGFVAPFCDPDLLWDFRLDRVVSINASGHKFGLVYPGVGWVLWRDHEHLPEELVFHVDYLGGTMPTFALNFSRPGAQVVAQYYSLLRHGREGYRQVIQGCRDVATRLSGLIAGMGPFELVSDGAGGGIPAFAFTVRDADAAGFSVFDLSELLRTRGWQVPAYRLPPALEELAVLRVVVRNGFGPDLADLLAADLRRVVERLTDASRPGPPHAEAAAGFHH; the protein is encoded by the coding sequence GTGGCACTGCACAGGCAAACGGTGGGAGACCAGGCGAACGCGCGGCTGGCGGTCCGTCCGCAGTTCCGGTGGCCCGCGGGGCAGCCGCGCCCCGGCGAGGAGACCAGCGGCGAACTGCCGCGCTACCGCATCCCGGCGGCGCCGATGGACCCGGAGACGGCCTACCAGCTGGTGCACGACGAGTTGATGCTCGACGGCAACGCCCGGCTGAACCTCGCCACCTTCGTGACCACCTGGATGGATCCGCACGCCGACCGGCTGATGGCCGAGTGCGCCGCCAAGAACATGATCGACAAGGACGAGTACCCGCAGACCGCCGAGCTGGAGGCGCGCTGCGTGAGCATGCTCGCCGACCTCTGGCACGCGGCGGACGCGGCGGACGCGGTCGGCTGCTCGACGACCGGCTCGTCCGAGGCGGGCATGCTCGCCGGCCTGGCGATGACCCGCCGCTGGCGGGCCGCGCGCCGTGCGGCGGGTCTCCCGGCCGACCGGCCGAACCTGGTGATGGGCGCGAACGTGCAGGTCTGCTGGGAGAAGTTCGCCCGCTACTGGGACGTCGAGGCCCGGCTGGTGCCGCTCGCGCCCGGGCGCACCCACCTCACCGCCGACGAGGCCGTGCGCCACTGCGACGAGAACACCGTCGGCGTCGTCGCCATCCTCGGCTCGACGTTCGACGGGACGTACGAGCCGGTCGCCGAGATCGCGGCGGCGCTCGACCGGCTCGCCGCCGGCGGCGGGCCTGACGTGCCGGTACATGTCGACGCCGCGTCGGGCGGCTTCGTGGCCCCGTTCTGCGATCCGGACCTGCTCTGGGACTTCCGGCTCGACCGGGTGGTCTCGATCAACGCGTCGGGACACAAGTTCGGCCTCGTCTACCCAGGCGTCGGCTGGGTGCTGTGGCGCGACCACGAGCACCTGCCCGAGGAGCTGGTCTTCCACGTCGACTATCTCGGCGGGACGATGCCGACGTTCGCGCTCAACTTCTCCCGCCCCGGCGCTCAGGTCGTCGCGCAGTACTACTCGCTGCTACGCCACGGCCGCGAGGGATACCGCCAGGTGATCCAGGGCTGCCGGGACGTCGCGACCCGCCTTTCTGGCCTGATCGCCGGGATGGGACCCTTTGAGCTGGTCTCCGACGGTGCCGGCGGCGGCATCCCCGCCTTCGCGTTCACAGTGCGCGATGCCGACGCGGCGGGGTTCAGCGTGTTCGACCTGTCGGAGCTGCTGCGGACCCGCGGCTGGCAGGTCCCCGCCTACCGGCTCCCACCGGCGCTGGAGGAGCTGGCCGTGCTGCGCGTCGTCGTCCGCAACGGGTTCGGCCCGGACCTGGCCGACCTGCTGGCCGCCGACCTTCGCCGCGTCGTCGAGCGCCTCACCGACGCGAGCCGCCCCGGGCCGCCGCACGCCGAGGCCGCCGCCGGCTTTCACCACTGA
- a CDS encoding class II glutamine amidotransferase, with product MCRLFGMSSSPLRTHATFWLLDAPDSLSDQSRREPDGAGIGFFGADGSPELYKAPIAACEDRGFAQEARNVESATFLAHIRFASTGAVKQRNTHPFEQEGRMFAHNGVVEGLDQLDAELGLDRFLVKGDTDSERFFALITRETRISGDMASGIERAAQWVAANLPLYALNLIVTTPRELWALRYPDTHQLYTLERQPGGHHGDRHLDHSGTNGRMRVQSHDLAAAPALVVASERMDDSPGWRPMEPGELLHAGPDLRVTRRIALPDKPAHQLSLAELRPDAAASQKAK from the coding sequence ATGTGTCGTCTGTTCGGGATGAGCAGCTCGCCGCTGCGCACGCACGCGACGTTCTGGCTGCTGGACGCCCCTGACAGCCTCAGCGACCAGAGCCGGCGGGAGCCGGACGGCGCCGGGATCGGCTTCTTCGGCGCCGACGGCTCTCCCGAGCTGTACAAGGCCCCGATCGCGGCCTGTGAGGACCGAGGCTTCGCGCAGGAGGCCCGGAACGTCGAGTCAGCCACCTTCCTCGCGCACATTCGGTTCGCCTCGACCGGAGCGGTAAAACAGCGCAATACCCATCCCTTCGAGCAGGAGGGGCGCATGTTCGCGCACAACGGGGTGGTCGAGGGCCTGGACCAGCTCGATGCCGAACTAGGCCTGGACCGGTTCCTGGTGAAGGGTGATACGGACTCCGAGCGGTTCTTCGCCCTGATCACCCGGGAGACTAGGATTTCCGGGGACATGGCCAGCGGCATCGAACGCGCCGCCCAGTGGGTCGCGGCGAACCTGCCGCTCTATGCCCTGAACCTGATTGTCACGACGCCTCGGGAGCTCTGGGCGTTGCGTTACCCCGACACCCACCAGCTCTACACGCTCGAACGTCAGCCTGGCGGCCACCACGGCGACCGCCACCTCGATCACAGTGGCACGAATGGCCGGATGCGGGTCCAGTCCCATGACCTGGCCGCCGCCCCCGCGCTCGTGGTCGCCAGCGAACGGATGGACGACAGCCCTGGGTGGCGCCCGATGGAGCCCGGCGAGCTGCTCCACGCCGGGCCGGACCTGCGGGTCACCCGCAGGATCGCCCTGCCCGACAAGCCGGCGCATCAACTCAGCCTGGCGGAGCTAAGGCCCGACGCTGCCGCTTCCCAGAAGGCGAAGTAG
- a CDS encoding TetR/AcrR family transcriptional regulator, translated as MAATRTLRADARRNRERLLEVAVRVLSQAGPDVPLEAIAKEAGVGIGTLYRHFPSREALVDAAYRNELDRLADAVDDLLSGLPPDQALRAWMDRFVDYLAAKRGMGDALRALIASGGDPFAHSRDRLTNAVETLLRAGAAAATLRADVAPDDVLVSLSAMSLASADRGDRGQAGRLLDLLMDALRVRN; from the coding sequence ATGGCCGCCACGCGCACGCTGCGCGCCGACGCCCGGCGCAACCGCGAGCGGCTGCTGGAGGTCGCCGTCCGGGTGCTGTCCCAGGCCGGTCCCGACGTGCCGCTGGAGGCGATCGCGAAGGAGGCCGGTGTCGGGATCGGCACGCTTTACCGCCACTTCCCCAGCCGCGAGGCGCTGGTCGACGCGGCCTACCGCAACGAGCTGGACCGGCTGGCCGACGCCGTCGACGACCTGCTCAGCGGCCTCCCGCCCGACCAGGCCCTGCGCGCCTGGATGGACCGGTTCGTCGACTACCTGGCCGCCAAGCGCGGCATGGGCGACGCACTGCGCGCGCTGATCGCCTCCGGCGGTGACCCGTTCGCGCACAGCCGCGACCGGCTGACCAACGCCGTCGAGACCCTGCTGCGGGCCGGGGCGGCAGCCGCGACGCTGCGCGCGGACGTGGCTCCCGACGACGTCCTGGTCAGCCTCAGCGCCATGTCCCTCGCCTCCGCCGACCGCGGCGACCGCGGCCAGGCCGGCCGCCTGCTGGACCTGCTCATGGACGCGCTCCGGGTCCGCAACTGA
- a CDS encoding HoxN/HupN/NixA family nickel/cobalt transporter has product MTTPSTREVSFGTRLAQFRDSLSSADKRSLAGMAAVIVVLHVAGFVVLLTLVAPHGYQLGGDHPVFTAGVGVLAYTFGLRHAFDADHIAAVDNATRKLVADNAAAEAAGQERRRRPLSVGFWFSLGHSTIVFVLAFLLSVGVKSLVGPVSNDSSELHTITGVIGPSVSGVFLWILGILNLAALVGILKIFREMRHGTYDEQELERRLDSRGFMNRFLGRLTKTVTRPLSIYPVGVLFGLGFDTATEVGLLVLAGGAAAFNLPFYSVLVLPILFAAGMCLMDTIDGVFMNAAYGWAFARPVRKVFYNLTITTISVVVALVIGSIELIGVVADRFTIRSGPIAWVANINLDYAGYGIVGLFFVAWAIALAVWYFGRVEERWSSNLTYEPTQSTEPA; this is encoded by the coding sequence ATGACCACCCCCAGCACCAGGGAGGTGTCGTTCGGGACGCGGCTGGCGCAGTTCCGCGACAGCCTCAGCAGCGCGGACAAGCGGTCGCTCGCCGGGATGGCCGCCGTCATCGTCGTCCTGCACGTGGCCGGCTTCGTCGTGCTGCTCACCCTGGTGGCCCCGCACGGCTATCAGCTCGGCGGTGACCACCCGGTCTTCACCGCCGGGGTGGGCGTGCTCGCCTACACGTTCGGGCTGCGGCACGCCTTCGACGCCGACCACATCGCGGCCGTCGACAACGCCACCCGGAAGCTGGTCGCCGACAACGCCGCCGCCGAGGCCGCCGGGCAGGAACGACGGCGCCGGCCGCTGTCGGTCGGGTTCTGGTTCTCCCTCGGCCACTCGACGATCGTCTTCGTGTTGGCCTTCCTGCTCTCCGTCGGCGTCAAGTCCCTGGTCGGCCCGGTCTCGAACGACAGCTCCGAGCTGCACACCATCACCGGGGTCATCGGCCCGTCGGTGTCCGGCGTCTTCCTCTGGATACTCGGGATCCTCAACCTCGCCGCCCTGGTCGGCATCCTGAAGATCTTCCGCGAGATGCGCCACGGGACCTACGACGAGCAGGAGCTGGAGCGGCGCCTCGACTCCCGCGGCTTCATGAACCGCTTCCTCGGCCGGCTCACGAAGACCGTCACCAGGCCGCTGAGCATCTACCCTGTCGGGGTTCTGTTCGGGCTCGGGTTCGACACCGCGACCGAGGTGGGCCTGCTCGTCCTCGCGGGCGGCGCCGCGGCGTTCAACCTGCCCTTCTACTCGGTGCTGGTGCTCCCGATCCTCTTCGCCGCCGGCATGTGCCTGATGGACACCATCGACGGCGTCTTCATGAACGCCGCCTACGGCTGGGCCTTCGCCCGCCCGGTCCGCAAGGTGTTCTACAACCTGACGATCACGACCATCTCGGTGGTCGTCGCGCTGGTCATCGGCAGCATCGAGCTCATCGGTGTCGTGGCCGACCGATTCACGATCCGGTCCGGGCCGATCGCCTGGGTCGCCAACATCAACCTCGACTACGCCGGCTACGGCATCGTCGGCCTCTTCTTCGTCGCGTGGGCGATCGCGCTCGCGGTCTGGTACTTCGGCCGCGTCGAGGAACGCTGGTCGAGCAACCTGACCTATGAGCCCACCCAGTCAACCGAGCCGGCCTGA
- a CDS encoding oxygenase MpaB family protein, whose product MVLPRLPVDAAELRARVGGEVFARVSGPDGARRREQIFEAAGERWFAEDRPIRRVHGDSAMFVGGLRALLLQSLHPLAMAGVAAHSDFRADPWGRLQRTSYFLAATTFGPDDEAERAVARVRGVHRRVRGTAPDGRPYAADDPHLLRWVHLAEIDSFLAAYQRYGSAPLTTAEQDGYVLDTGLVAEKLGIDDPPRTMAALGEQLAAYRPELAGTPQARQAARYLLVSAPLPLAARAPYSALAAAAVGLMPVWTRWPLRLPYLPVLEGTVGRLAGWGAVAGIRWATSPADSAGQSAGSAR is encoded by the coding sequence ATGGTGCTGCCGAGGCTGCCCGTCGACGCGGCCGAGCTCCGCGCGCGGGTCGGCGGCGAGGTCTTCGCCCGGGTCTCCGGGCCGGACGGCGCGCGCCGGCGCGAGCAGATCTTCGAAGCAGCCGGCGAGCGGTGGTTCGCCGAGGACCGGCCGATCCGGCGGGTACACGGCGACAGCGCGATGTTCGTCGGCGGCCTGCGGGCGCTGCTGCTCCAGTCGCTGCATCCGCTCGCGATGGCCGGGGTGGCCGCTCATTCGGACTTCCGCGCCGACCCGTGGGGCCGGCTGCAGCGGACCAGCTATTTCCTCGCCGCGACGACCTTCGGCCCGGACGACGAGGCGGAGCGAGCGGTCGCCCGGGTACGGGGTGTGCACCGCCGGGTCCGCGGGACGGCGCCCGACGGGCGGCCCTACGCGGCGGACGACCCACACCTCCTGCGCTGGGTGCATCTCGCCGAGATCGACAGCTTCCTCGCCGCCTACCAGCGTTACGGCTCGGCCCCGCTGACCACGGCCGAGCAGGACGGCTACGTGCTGGACACGGGGCTGGTGGCCGAGAAGCTCGGCATCGACGACCCGCCGCGCACGATGGCCGCGCTGGGCGAGCAGCTGGCGGCGTACCGCCCGGAGCTCGCCGGTACACCGCAGGCCCGCCAGGCCGCCCGGTACCTGCTGGTCAGCGCGCCGCTGCCGCTCGCGGCCCGGGCTCCGTACAGCGCGCTCGCGGCCGCGGCCGTCGGCCTGATGCCGGTGTGGACGCGGTGGCCGCTGCGGCTGCCCTACCTGCCCGTCCTCGAGGGCACCGTCGGCCGGCTGGCCGGCTGGGGCGCGGTGGCGGGGATCCGCTGGGCCACGAGCCCCGCCGACTCGGCCGGGCAGTCGGCAGGCTCCGCGCGCTGA
- a CDS encoding NUDIX domain-containing protein, with product MKCGSGAAKHLLSRYQPADGGEAADVAQALAMVEGTPDPWSRDAPLHLTASAVVVHPETGRVLLRWHERMESWLQVGGHGDPGEDDPVAVALREGREETGLTDLRPWPTAELRHVVVVPVPANTREPAHEHADLRFVLATAAPAQARPEKPTAPLRWLSLPDALDAVAEDNLRETLVRTGRLLGS from the coding sequence ATGAAATGCGGTTCCGGCGCTGCGAAGCACCTGCTGTCCAGGTATCAGCCGGCGGACGGCGGCGAGGCGGCGGATGTGGCCCAGGCGCTGGCCATGGTCGAGGGAACTCCCGACCCCTGGTCACGCGACGCGCCGCTGCATCTCACCGCGTCGGCGGTGGTCGTCCATCCGGAGACCGGGCGGGTCCTGCTGCGCTGGCACGAGCGGATGGAGAGCTGGCTGCAGGTCGGCGGCCACGGCGACCCGGGCGAGGACGACCCGGTCGCCGTCGCCCTGCGGGAGGGCCGCGAGGAGACGGGCCTGACGGACCTGCGGCCCTGGCCGACGGCCGAGCTGCGCCACGTCGTCGTGGTCCCGGTTCCCGCGAACACCCGGGAGCCGGCGCACGAGCACGCGGATCTGCGCTTCGTCCTGGCGACCGCGGCGCCGGCGCAGGCTCGGCCGGAGAAGCCGACGGCGCCGCTGCGCTGGCTCAGCCTGCCCGACGCGCTGGACGCCGTCGCCGAGGACAACCTGCGCGAGACCCTCGTCCGCACCGGGCGGCTCCTCGGTTCCTGA
- a CDS encoding serine/threonine-protein kinase, whose product MRPLRAGDPVAVGGYRLLGTLGAGGMGRVYLARNQGGRTVAVKVIRPEYADEPAFRTRFRREVDAARRVGGPWTAPLIDAGPDAEQPYLVTAYIPGPSLGRAVADHGPLPATSVRALGAGLAEALIAVHSAGLVHRDLKPSNVILSPDGPRVIDFGISRAIDASVLTTSGAVVGSPAFMAPEQVHGAEIGPASDVFSLGSVLVFATTGAGPFDGPVMASVLHGVLTREPDLAELPADLRELVRACLRKDPAARPTPREVVSALAPDGAAALMAAGWLPTDLVTSLSRQAVALLDLDTPGEPGPPYTSVTPPGPVTPAGQATPAEHNPPPGYPPPPGYSPAAGFASRDPAGYTPPAGYPPPAGYVPAAGQGSGPGTGPPSGAPSGLVTVATPAPFPGLPPTPPGPLGATPPGPPAGGSNRRGLIAAATAGFLGLVVIILLVVLLVRQAHSSAASDDGTIGRQSSGPAISVETSGPPATFDGSIPDGSLPDGSAPPAGTGTTRPGPLPTRYLGTWQGTVTTEDGAIIYHAVITLRAGQTGQTVGHADMAVTTVLGVPVDSLDCTGDLRLVGFGGPSGDEVVVADIPGSGKNVTMLGVQACTEGGTTRLSLGSDGQLTYTSEDVPGGRPSGKLRRQQ is encoded by the coding sequence GTGAGACCGCTCCGTGCCGGGGACCCCGTCGCCGTCGGCGGCTACCGCCTGCTCGGCACCCTCGGCGCCGGCGGGATGGGCCGGGTCTACCTGGCCCGCAACCAGGGCGGCCGGACCGTGGCCGTCAAGGTGATCCGCCCCGAGTACGCGGACGAGCCGGCGTTCCGGACCCGGTTCCGCCGTGAGGTCGATGCGGCCCGACGGGTCGGCGGCCCCTGGACGGCACCGCTGATCGACGCCGGCCCCGACGCCGAGCAGCCCTACCTCGTCACCGCGTACATCCCGGGCCCATCCCTGGGGCGGGCGGTGGCGGACCACGGCCCACTGCCGGCGACGAGCGTGCGCGCGCTCGGCGCCGGCCTCGCCGAGGCGCTGATCGCCGTGCACAGCGCCGGGCTGGTCCACCGCGACCTCAAGCCGTCGAACGTGATCCTCAGCCCCGACGGGCCGCGCGTCATCGACTTCGGGATCTCCCGGGCGATCGACGCCTCGGTGCTGACCACGAGTGGCGCGGTAGTCGGCTCGCCCGCCTTCATGGCCCCGGAACAGGTGCACGGCGCCGAGATCGGCCCGGCCAGCGACGTCTTCTCGCTGGGGTCCGTGCTCGTGTTCGCCACGACGGGCGCCGGGCCGTTCGACGGCCCGGTCATGGCCTCCGTGCTGCACGGGGTGCTCACCCGCGAGCCCGACCTCGCCGAGCTGCCCGCCGACCTGCGCGAGCTGGTCCGCGCCTGCCTGCGCAAGGATCCGGCGGCGCGGCCCACCCCGCGCGAGGTGGTGTCCGCGCTCGCGCCCGACGGCGCCGCCGCGCTGATGGCGGCCGGCTGGCTGCCGACGGACCTGGTCACGAGCCTGAGCCGGCAGGCCGTCGCCCTCCTCGACCTCGACACACCCGGCGAGCCCGGCCCGCCCTACACCTCCGTCACGCCGCCTGGACCCGTCACGCCAGCCGGCCAAGCCACACCAGCCGAGCACAACCCGCCGCCCGGCTACCCGCCGCCACCCGGGTACTCGCCAGCGGCCGGGTTCGCGTCGCGGGATCCAGCCGGATACACCCCGCCAGCCGGGTACCCGCCGCCGGCCGGCTACGTCCCGGCGGCCGGCCAGGGCTCGGGTCCCGGGACGGGCCCGCCGAGCGGCGCACCGTCGGGCCTCGTGACGGTCGCGACCCCGGCGCCCTTCCCCGGTCTGCCGCCCACCCCGCCTGGTCCATTGGGGGCAACCCCGCCGGGGCCGCCGGCAGGCGGGTCGAACCGCCGCGGCCTGATCGCGGCCGCGACGGCGGGCTTCCTCGGCCTGGTGGTCATCATCCTGCTCGTCGTCCTCCTGGTGCGGCAGGCCCACAGCTCGGCCGCCAGCGACGACGGGACCATCGGTCGTCAGAGCTCCGGTCCGGCGATCTCCGTGGAGACCTCCGGCCCGCCGGCCACCTTCGACGGGTCCATTCCTGACGGTTCCCTCCCAGACGGCTCCGCGCCGCCCGCGGGTACCGGAACGACCCGGCCCGGTCCCCTGCCCACCCGGTACCTCGGAACCTGGCAGGGGACGGTGACCACCGAGGACGGCGCGATCATCTACCACGCGGTGATCACCCTGCGAGCGGGCCAGACCGGCCAGACCGTCGGCCATGCGGACATGGCAGTGACCACCGTCCTGGGCGTGCCGGTCGACTCGCTCGACTGCACCGGGGATCTCCGGCTCGTCGGGTTCGGCGGCCCGTCCGGAGACGAGGTGGTCGTGGCCGACATCCCGGGCTCCGGCAAGAACGTCACCATGCTCGGTGTGCAGGCCTGCACCGAGGGCGGCACCACCCGGCTGTCCCTCGGCTCCGACGGCCAGCTGACCTACACGTCCGAGGACGTGCCCGGGGGCCGGCCGTCCGGCAAGCTGCGCCGCCAGCAGTGA
- a CDS encoding SDR family NAD(P)-dependent oxidoreductase: MTDRITTSFSAESTAAEVIEGIDLTGRRIVVTGGASGIGVETARALAGAGAEVTLAVRNVEAGGRVAAELTAATGSKQILVAPLDLADQASVAAFVAGWDGPLDILVNNAGVMASPLGRTPEGWEMQFATNHLGHFALSVGLHDALAAAGGARVVSVSSSAHHRSPVVFDDIHFERRPYDPFSAYGQSKTANVLFAVEASKRWAADGITANALMPGGIRTNLQRYVPDRVLEQMRTAAGGGGLKWKTPEQGAATSVLVATAPLLDGVGGRYFEDCNEAEAGVLTARNGVAPFALDPEAAARLWEVSVETLAG, translated from the coding sequence ATGACCGACCGGATTACCACCTCGTTCTCCGCCGAGTCGACCGCCGCGGAGGTGATCGAGGGCATCGACCTCACTGGCCGGCGCATCGTCGTCACGGGTGGTGCCTCGGGGATTGGCGTGGAGACGGCGCGGGCACTGGCCGGCGCCGGGGCAGAGGTGACGCTGGCCGTCCGCAACGTCGAGGCCGGCGGCCGCGTCGCCGCCGAACTCACGGCCGCCACCGGCAGCAAGCAGATCCTCGTCGCCCCGCTCGACCTCGCCGACCAGGCCTCGGTCGCCGCCTTCGTCGCGGGCTGGGACGGCCCGCTGGACATCCTGGTCAACAACGCCGGGGTCATGGCCTCGCCGCTTGGGCGCACGCCCGAGGGCTGGGAGATGCAGTTTGCGACCAACCACCTGGGCCACTTCGCCCTCTCCGTCGGGCTGCACGACGCGCTGGCCGCGGCCGGCGGGGCCCGGGTCGTCTCGGTCAGCTCCAGCGCGCACCACCGGTCCCCGGTGGTCTTCGACGACATCCACTTCGAGCGGCGCCCCTACGACCCGTTCTCGGCCTATGGGCAGTCGAAGACGGCCAACGTGCTGTTCGCCGTCGAGGCCAGCAAGCGCTGGGCGGCCGATGGGATCACCGCCAACGCGCTCATGCCGGGCGGGATTCGGACCAACCTGCAGCGTTACGTGCCCGACCGGGTGCTCGAGCAGATGCGGACCGCTGCCGGCGGCGGCGGCCTGAAGTGGAAGACCCCTGAACAGGGCGCCGCCACCTCGGTCCTCGTCGCGACCGCCCCGCTGCTTGACGGCGTCGGCGGCCGCTACTTCGAGGACTGCAACGAGGCGGAGGCGGGCGTACTCACCGCCCGCAATGGCGTGGCCCCGTTCGCGCTCGACCCCGAGGCCGCCGCCCGCCTGTGGGAGGTCTCCGTCGAGACCCTGGCCGGCTAG
- a CDS encoding DUF4287 domain-containing protein: protein MATEPTAAKVRGPASYFPSIEKKYGQPIAEWKTIIRASGVTHHMELVGWLKKEYGLGHGHANALVADTLAARG, encoded by the coding sequence ATGGCCACCGAGCCCACCGCCGCGAAGGTGCGCGGACCGGCGTCCTACTTCCCGTCGATCGAGAAGAAGTACGGCCAACCGATCGCCGAATGGAAGACGATCATCAGGGCGAGCGGCGTCACCCATCACATGGAGCTGGTCGGCTGGCTGAAGAAGGAGTACGGCCTGGGGCACGGCCACGCCAACGCCCTCGTCGCCGACACGCTGGCCGCGCGGGGCTGA